One stretch of Spirochaetota bacterium DNA includes these proteins:
- a CDS encoding RNA polymerase sigma factor produces MISKEELISLYTTYYKEIFNYIYHLIGSYESAEDILQDTFINLIEYSKKTDINPNTVKSLLYTSAHNLSINYLKKNVRTDSFEEDSPYVISNDTVENDLLFQEIQQEVANALKELDPISRSIFILKRENNYSNEEIAKLLQISERTVRRKLQSTVIHIVSYLKNKGFYENL; encoded by the coding sequence ATGATTTCAAAAGAAGAACTTATTTCATTATATACAACATATTACAAAGAAATTTTCAATTATATTTATCACCTTATTGGTTCATATGAATCGGCGGAAGATATTTTGCAGGATACATTTATTAATTTAATTGAATACTCAAAAAAAACTGATATTAATCCCAATACAGTAAAATCATTATTATATACATCTGCTCATAATTTATCTATTAACTATCTTAAAAAAAATGTAAGAACAGATAGTTTTGAAGAAGATAGCCCTTATGTAATATCAAATGATACTGTCGAAAATGACTTATTATTTCAGGAAATACAGCAAGAAGTTGCAAATGCCCTGAAAGAACTTGATCCAATCAGCCGCTCAATTTTTATTTTAAAAAGAGAGAACAACTATTCAAATGAAGAAATTGCAAAATTACTTCAAATATCTGAACGGACAGTTCGTCGTAAATTACAATCTACAGTAATCCATATAGTTTCATATTTAAAAAATAAGGGATTTTACGAAAATTTATAG
- the nadA gene encoding quinolinate synthase NadA, with the protein MLEQKIEKLKKQKKAIILAHNYQNPQVQDIADYTGDSLELSKIAANNDAEIIIFCGVHFMAESAYILSPQKKVILPDITAGCPMADMAQVEDVIEMKNRYPEAAVVTYINSSADVKAMSDICVTSSNAVNIVNKLRSETIIFIPDRNLAQYVQRFTSKKIIPWKGFCPTHDRFTKEELIAVKQRYPDAFVIVHPECRPEIIDMADMTLSTGQMVKNVNTIKNNEIIIGTEEGMLHKLKKIAPQKEFILASKSFICPNMKKITLEKIFKALSEEQPIVTVEENIRIKALTALQRMLDLS; encoded by the coding sequence GTGCTTGAGCAGAAAATCGAAAAATTAAAAAAGCAAAAAAAAGCAATTATACTTGCCCATAATTATCAAAATCCCCAAGTTCAGGATATTGCTGATTACACCGGTGATTCTTTAGAGCTGTCAAAGATAGCAGCAAACAACGATGCAGAGATTATTATTTTCTGCGGTGTTCATTTTATGGCAGAATCAGCATATATACTATCGCCCCAAAAAAAAGTTATTTTGCCTGATATAACAGCTGGATGCCCCATGGCTGATATGGCACAAGTTGAAGATGTTATTGAAATGAAAAATAGGTATCCTGAAGCAGCAGTTGTAACATATATTAATTCTTCAGCAGATGTGAAAGCAATGTCGGATATATGTGTTACATCTTCAAATGCAGTTAATATCGTCAATAAACTCAGGAGTGAAACAATAATTTTTATACCCGATAGGAACTTGGCACAGTATGTTCAACGATTCACATCAAAAAAAATAATCCCATGGAAGGGATTTTGTCCAACTCACGATCGTTTTACAAAAGAAGAATTGATTGCAGTTAAGCAAAGATATCCTGATGCTTTTGTAATTGTTCATCCTGAATGCAGGCCAGAAATAATTGATATGGCAGATATGACTTTGTCAACCGGACAGATGGTCAAAAATGTGAATACGATAAAAAATAATGAAATAATAATTGGTACAGAAGAAGGCATGCTTCATAAATTAAAAAAAATTGCTCCTCAGAAAGAATTTATTCTTGCTTCAAAAAGTTTTATATGCCCAAATATGAAAAAGATTACTTTGGAAAAAATTTTCAAAGCTTTATCAGAAGAACAGCCTATAGTCACAGTTGAAGAAAATATCAGGATAAAGGCTTTGACAGCATTACAGCGAATGTTAGATCTATCCTGA